tatatatgtatatatatatatatatatatatatatatatatatatatatgcatatatatagatgtatatatatatttatatatatatatatatgtatatatatatatacatctatatatatagatgtatatatatatatatatacatacatatatatatatatatatatatatatatacaaatatggatatatttatatatatgtatgtatatatatatatatatatatatatatatatatatatatatatatatatgtatatatagatgtatatatatacataaatatatatatatatatatatatatatatatatatatttatgtatatatatacatatttatatatataaatatatatatatatatatgtatatatatacatatttatatatataaatatatatatatatatatatgtatatatataaatatatatatatatatatatatatatatatatatatatatatatatatatatatatatatatatatatatatatatatatatatatatatatatatataccctggacgtgtatagaaggatcgaaaagaactcctttcgctctaagaaactggaaaaagatgTTAAATATCTGAACACTTGCAAAGATTATTGAATCATCCCGGATTTTATTAAATTTAAAGTATATTGCCCTATATTTGAAAGCACCAGAATGTATTGACCTATTGGTGTTTTGACCTATTGGATTGGGaaataaagaaactaaagaaaGAGATTCCTGACAGCTACAAAAAATTGGAGGATGacatctctctctttacatccacTGTATCTCCCTTTGATGCAAATTGTTTACTGTCTAtcattgataaaaatgttaataacaaattAAGCAATGTTGACTTCAGACACTACAGAAAGTTACTAAAATTAGGCATTGATCTGAGTAAAAAGGTTGACAAAAACAAAGTCATCTTCAACTTTTCTGATAAGATATTATCAAATGATCAAAAAGATCTACTCTCTTTAGGTCTGGATTATTGTATGCCACCTAACACCATTaaccacacacatttttttctttgctttgaaaaACTGTGTCATACCATCCGAAACTGTAAGATTTATAAAGAAAGGTGGAACCATATCACAAGTACCATCTCTATTGTAGCTAACAACACATTCAAGAAATTTAAACATTATATCAAGAACAACCATGAACATCATTCGTTCTTTACTTCACTGAAATCTTTAaaggacgatgataatatcatcattaccagaccAGATAAAGGTCGTGGAATCGTTATCCTTAACAAAGACGATTACCAAAACAAACTACAGTCCATACTGGATGATAGCTCTAAATTTAAACGAATTAGCTGTGATACTGCTAGTTATCTTTTAAAGCTAGAAGACAAATTGAATAGGTTGTTACGCCCTATTAAAACATCTATTAGGGAAGCCACTTATAACCTTCTCACTACTTCTGGCTCAAAACCTGGTTTCTTATATGGCCTGCCTAAAATACACAAACTTGGTCATCCCCTTCGGCCCATCATTTCAGCAGTTGGTACTTTCAACTACAACATTGCCAAATTCTTAGTGAAGATAATCTCCCCACTAACGATCAATCAGTATACGATAGACAACTCCTTTGCTTTTGTCAAAGAAATTTGCTCACTAAAACCCTTACGCCCTGTTACtatggccagttttgacatagaatcactatttacaaatgtcccactaagagaaacaacagaaataatagttaACAAAACTACCACTTTGACTCTAAATGCGTTTGGTCTGGACAAAACAACCTATGGAAAACTTTTAGACATCGCTGCTCACCATTCAGTATTTACTTTTAATGAATCCCTTTACACTCAAGTTGACggcgtagcaatgggatcaccacttggcccttgttatgctaatactttcctttgttatcatgaacaaGCTTGGCTCAATAACTGCCCTTCGAACTTCAAACCAATTTATTACCATCGATACatggacgacactttcctgcttttcagtgacccctctcacattaatccttttatgtcttatcttaattcacaacaccccaacattagatttacctgtgaagctgaacaaaacaataaactatcattcttagacactaccgttacatttcataatggttgtttttctgtaaacacctataggaaaccaacatactctggcctcggacttcattttCTAAGCTACATTCCTCGCATTTATAAGCTTAATAGCCTGAAAACACCAATTAACCGAGCCTACAACATTTGTTCCACgtgggccaatttccacacagaagctatgtatttaaaggattattttatctcgaatgggtacccatccaacctattttatcgagtccttaataactttcttagccagaagctttcacacaaacctgtacttaccacggttaacaaagatgtcaaatacatcaaattaccatacatgggcagtcttagttttgaaatcagaaatcgttaaacaagatcttcaaacagtgctatcctcaagttagtttccggtttgttttttataatagcaattcaattggcaatttttaaaaacaagggaaaaagtgcaactctgaattatgttcaaatgtggtctaaCTTTTTACTTGTCCtggctgtcaggctaggtatgtgggttcaacctcacgttggctgcaacaccgcattctcgaacattaaggcaagtctatcaggactggcttaccactgagcaaaccatcttactcagcaatcagagagcactctcaccttcacaaccacccgtttaacactactgatttcaaaatcttgacctcccaccctaacagatttgacctgatcatagctgaatctctccacatcattaccgtGAACCCCCAACTcaatggcacaaccactgcaaccaccctgttcaccatgtaataaccatcattactgtcgaatggttagtttacctcttttgcattttacttttgttatgtaccttgtttttttcaaatgtttttgcattatatgttttctattctttgtaagcgctttctataagaaaaatatttgtatctgttttagcactgaggatggagattgcacctccgaaacgtctgcaacaatgaagtttttctcagcagtattggttttccttttcctgatcaggataagattcccaaggaacacctctttaacgcaatctatacgacgacgatatggcaagactaccctggacgtgtatagaatgaacaaaaagaattcctttcgctctaagaaactggaaaaagatgttatatatatatatatatatatatatatatatatatatatatatatatatatatatatatatatatgtatatatatatacatatatgtatatatatatatatatatatatatacatatatatatgtatatatatatatatatatatgtatgtatatatatacatacatatatatatatatatatatatatatatatatatatatatatatatatatatgtgtgtgtgtgtgtgtgtgtgtgtgtgtgtgtgtgtgtgtgtgtgtgtgtgtgtgtgtgtgtgtgtttctgtgtgtatatgtatatataaatatatatatatatatatatatatatatatatatatatatatatacatatatgtttatgtatatatatatatatatatatatgtatgtatatatatatacatatatatatacatatatacatatatatatatatatatatatatatatatatatatatatatatctgtgtgtgtctgtgtgtgtctgtgtgtgtgtgtctgtgtgtgtgtgtctgtgtgtttttctctgtatatgtatatataaatatatatatatatatatatatatatatatatatatatatatatatgtatatatatatatatacatatatatgcatatatagatatatatatatatatatatctatatatatatatatatatatatatatatatatatatatatatatatatacatatatatgtatatattaactatatatatatatataaatatatatatatatatatatatatatatatatatatatatatatatatatatatatgtatgtatatatatacatatatatgtatatataaacatacatatatatatatatatatatatatatatatatatatatacatatatatatttatatatatatatatatatatatatagatatagatatatatatatatatatatatatatatatatatatatatatatatatttatatgtatatatgtatatatataaaaaaaatatatatatatgtatatatatatatatatctatatatatatatatatatatatatgtgtgtgtgtgtgtgtgtgtgtgtgtgtgtgtgtgtgtgtgtgtgtgtgtgtgtgtgtgtgtgtgtgtgtgtgtgtgtgtgtatagatgtatatatatatatatatatatatatatatatatatatatatatatatatatatatttatatatatatatatatcaatgtgtatatatatatatatatgtatatatatacatatatacatatatatatatacatatgtatatatacatatatatatatgtatatatatatattatatatatatatatatatatatatatatatatatatgaatatatatatatatataaatatatatatatatatatatacatatatatatatatatatatatatatatatatatatatatatatatatatatatagatagatatatatatacgtatatatatatgcatatatatatatatatatatatatatatatatatatatatatatatatataagatatacatatatatacatatattgatacatacatatatatatatatatatatatatatatatatatatatatatatatatatatatacatatatatatatatatttatatataaatatatatatatatatatgaatatatatatatatatatttatatatatatacatacatatatatatatatatatatatatatatatatatatatatatatatatatatatatatatatatacattatacatacatatatatatatatatatatatatatatatatatatatatatatatatatatatatttatatatatgtgtaaatatataaatatatatatatatttatatatatgtatatatatatatttatatatttacacatatatataaatatatatatatatatatatatatatatatatatatatatatatatataaatatatatatatatacatatatatatgtatatatatatatatatatatatatatgtatatatatatatgtatatatatatatttatatatatatatatgtatataaacaaagatatatatatatatatatatatatatatatatatatatatatatatatatgtatgtatatatatacatatatatatatatatacatatatatatatacatatatatatatattacatatatatattatatatatatatgaatatatatgtatatatattatatgtatatatatatatgtatatgtatatatatacatatacatgtatatacatatacatatatatatatatatatatatatatatatataaatgtatatgtatatatatgtatatgtatatatatacatatacttatatatacatacatatatatatatatatatatatatatatatgtgtgtatgtatatgtatatatatgtatatatatgtatatgtatatatatagacatatatatgtatatatatgtatatgtatatatatgtatatgtatatatatacatgtatatacatatacatatacatatatatacatatatatatatacatatatatatacatatatatacatatatatacatatatatacatatatatatatatatatatatatatatatatatacttatacatacatatatatatatatatatatatatatatatatatatatatatatatccaaatacatatatatatatatatatatatatatatatatatgtatatatatatatatacatatatatataattatatatatatatatatatatatatatatatatatatgtaaatatatatatgtatatatatatatatatatatatatatatacatatatatatataaatatatatatatatatatatatatatatatatatatatttatatatatatacatatatgtatatatatatatatatatatatatatatatatatatatgtatatacatgtatgtatatatatatatatatatatatatatatatatatacatacatatatatacatatatatatatatacatatatatacatatatatacatatatatacatatatatatacatatatatacatatatatacatatatatacatatatatatatatatatatatatatatatatatatatatatatatatatatatatatatatatatatatatatatatatgtatatatatacatatatatataaatataaatatatatatatataaatatatatataagtatatatatatgtgtatatatatatatatgtatatatatatatatatatatatatatatatatatatatatatatatatatatatatatttaaacatatacacacacacatatatatatatatatatatatatatatatatatatatatatatatatatatatatacaacatgcatatatatatatatatatatatatatatatatattcctatattagtatatatatatcatatataaatgtatatatatgaataaatatatatatatatatacatatacatatatatatatatatatatatatatatatatatatatatatatatatatatatatatacatatatatatatatatatatttatatatatatatatatatatatgtatatatacatatatatatatatacatatatatatatatatctctatatatatatatatataaatatatatatatacatatatacatatatatatatatatatatatatatatatatatatatatatatatatatatatatatatacatatctatctctctctctctctctctctctctctctctctctctctctctctctcgctctctctctctctctctctctctctctctctctctctctctctctctctctatatatatatatatatatatatatatatatatatatatatgtgtgtgtgtgtgtgtgtgtgtgtgtgtgtgtgtgtgtgtgtgtgtgtgcgtgtgtgtgtgtgtgtgtgtgtgtgtgtgtgtatgtgtatcatatatatatatatatatatatatatatatatatatatatatatatatatatatatatgtatatatatatatatgtatatgtatgtatatatgtatgtatatatatatatatatttatatttatatatgtatatatatatgtatatatatatatatgtgtatatatatatatatatatatatatatatatatatatatatgtatatgtgtgtgtgtgtgtgtgtgtgtgtgtgtgtgtgtgtatgtgtgtgtgtgtgtgtctgtgtgtgtgtgtgtgtgtgtgtgtgtgtgtgtgtgtgtatatatatatatgtatatatgtatatatatgtatatatatatgtatatatatatatatgtatatatatatgtatatatatattatatatatatatatatatatatatatatataagtatgtatatatgtctataaagaaataaatatatatatatatatatatacatatatacatacacatatgtatatatatgtatatgtatatatatgtatatgtatatatatatacatatatgtatatatatatatatgtatatatatatatatgtgtatatatgtatatgtgtatatatgtatatatgtatatatatatatattttagtatatatatatgtatatataagtatatatatatgtatatatatatatatatatatatatatatatagatatatatatatatatatgtatatatatatatatatatatatgtgtgtgtgtgtgtgtgtgtgtgtgtgtgtgtgtgttatatatatatatacatatatatacatatatatacatatatatacatatatacatatatatatttatatatatatatacttatacatacatatatatatatatatatatatatatatatttatatatatatatatatagatatatatatagatagaaacatagatagatatatatatatatatatatattttgtatatatatatatatatatgtatatatatatgtatatatatatatatatatatatatatatatacacaaatcatacatgcatatatatatatatatatatatatatatat
The nucleotide sequence above comes from Penaeus vannamei isolate JL-2024 chromosome 6, ASM4276789v1, whole genome shotgun sequence. Encoded proteins:
- the LOC138861935 gene encoding uncharacterized protein; translation: MCPTNGCTMRLAQDLLSAQSVIANSLAFLRMILHIMGRVPAWRLPMRDPPNNTFKKFKHYIKNNHEHHSFFTSLKSLKDDDNIIITRPDKGRGIVILNKDDYQNKLQSILDDSSKFKRISCDTASYLLKLEDKLNRLLRPIKTSIREATYNLLTTSGSKPGFLYGLPKIHKLGHPLRPIISAVGTFNYNIAKFLVKIISPLTINQYTIDNSFAFVKEICSLKPLRPVTMASFDIESLFTNVPLRETTEIIVNKTTTLTLNAFGLDKTTYGKLLDIAAHHSVFTFNESLYTQVDGVAMGSPLGPCYANTFLCYHEQAWLNNCPSNFKPIYYHRYMDDTFLLFSDPSHINPFMKPTYSGLGLHFLSYIPRIYKLNSLKTPINRAYNICSTWANFHTEAMYLKDYFISNGFDLIIAESLHIITVNPQLNGTTTATTLFTM